TGAACTCACAATTTCTGGAACAGGTAAACTGGGTTTTACAATTTCTGATAGTAAAAGAGTCTAAGAATGGATTGGTCCATCTCTTCTCGCATACAGGGCGAGGGTCTGATAGATGGAGCATTGAAATGGGAAAATCTCCCAGGCAAGCAGggttcacagagagagagagagagagagagagagagagagaatgtgtgtgtctGAAAAAGGCCAAACAGGAAGCATAATGTGAAAACTATCCTTTAACTGAGAGATCCACCATTTCAGATCTGATCAGAAGCTTGTATTGCATTTCCCCTTTCCAGTGTTGCAAAGACCTTTCCACTGGCCTGATGTGCTACTCATGAAAATGGGAGAGACGTCAAAGTGGCTTTGGCTGGGCATTTAGATCGATACTTTATAAATTATTTATGATTCAGGTTATAAATAAACAGTTCACTAAAATATTGATGGACTGGGAATGCTTCTCAGAAGTTTTGGATGTGGAAAAGCTACCCtaaatttttaaagcaattatctgatattttaaaaacttctgaTCCCACATAGCACTAAATATAATTACAAAAATCCATACATGAGGGAGGCTATGTGCAAGAGGAAAATTAAACCAGTCACTCATCTATGCTTATATAAAACATTGAGGTGACAAAGGGCAACTCAGATGTGTGGTTTTTGAAATAACATCAATTACATAAGATCAGCTCAAAAGAATATGCTGCTGTAACTAGAGCTGAACCTAGGAGAGGGTGATCAAGCCCATGGGTGCCAACATTCAGGGATACAAATCCTTGCATTTAGGAATGCCAAACACTTGAGGTATTTTTTGATTTTGCTTGTGCCTTTGAGGAGGGCGGGGCACTGAAAACATTTTCCACCTTGGGCAACAAAACACCTAGAGTTGGACCTGTCTGTAGTTCAGTTAGTACCAACAAGTTCTCTAAACACtaggggcttggctacacttgcgactTAGAGCACATaaaagcagccccgggcgccctagctcactacccatccacgctggcaaggcacgtagagcgctctgactccacagttagagcactcctggtactccactTCGGTGAGAAGATGAACGCCTGTTGTGCCTTGGTGAAACGCCTGGGCATTAGTGTGAACGAGGTGTAATGCCTCATATACTAGAAAAAGTATAATGGATTTTGGAAGAATTTGAATGTTAGTCTGTAAAGATCTCTTgtccttttcaaaatgaaactttgtaTGAGACAATTAAATCTCTGAAAACTTGGATCAGTCTCCTCAATACAATATGAAGAGACTGGGAAGCTGGTATACACAGAAAATCATCTTGATTTAGTTGTCATCTTTGTGAGCGCTACTGCCTCAGTTAGGCCCCTGTACTATTTGTTTGCATCTGCACTAATTGGATTTAGTGTTCCGAAGTAATTTATTTGTAAGTCGCACTGTTACTTACAAGGTCTGCGGCATGCTCAATGAAAACACTGTTTccaaattttattttctgtatgaCATCAAGTGGAACATCTGCCCTAAATTTATGCTGTTGATCAATCAGTTGCTGCAAGCGTTTATTTGGGAAAATATCTTCTGTGCAAATGTAGACAGCACctgcaataagaaaaaaaaaacaaacaacctctGATATTACACGactcatatacatatatattttaaaaattaattccttTTTCTGCTTAGCAATGAACACTCAAATTAGGGAATATTTTCTTCTTAGAACTCTCTCAAAATCTTGGTAACGTTAAAAGgacaatttttactttttttacttAAACTTGATAATCCAACAAAAGATATAGCTACAATCACAGCAGTCTTGCCAGCTGTTCTTTTGGTGCCCAGTGCAATGATCACATCCTTTGGTTTCACAGACTCCTCTTTGCACTATTCATTGACCCAGCAGATGACACTTTTATTGTTTAGCTACATAACTGTCTGACACTCGGTGTCTTCTTCAAGGTCCCTttttttgaccctttgaccttcaCACTTGTCCTTGTTATTTTTTCTGTTGTCTCCCCGTAATTATATGAGTCCCAGGCTCAGTGGATCCTCCcaataggctgggggagggtcctTTAGCTAACCTACCCAGAACCCAACAGGACTGAGGAATGGTCCCTGGCTTATgcctttgctgtgtagacacattaTGAAGATCATATCTCAATGACAAATACACCAATGCTGCATCATTTATTTTATATACCAACAACACCGATCAATAAAACTCATCCTTTGCATCTTTACAGGTGTCAAATGGGTGTGCACTTTTACCATACTTTACACACCAGTAATCAACCCCTCACTGGATTTAAAGAAGTCCAGTCATACAAACCCACTCCAgctgttcttcttcgagtaggtGCAGCCATGTattctattttgtgtgtgtgcgcgcgcacccAGTGCATCAGAGCCAgagaattttgcctagcagtatCCATAAGAGCAGCGCTTGCAGCTcatggccagagccccccactaGCTCTATGAGGTGGTGCTGCCCTGGCTGGAATCATTCTAGGCTGACCACCGAGGAGGGAGGGCACTTGGTGGAGCCTCCAGCCCAGGAGCCGCTTCAGCACTTGACTGTGGGAACCAGAGATCCCAaaacactgacctgtgagagacACGGTTGATGTATGTGTTCGTGGAATGaaaatgactgttctttccctGTATTTATAAAGTTTCATTCAGTTATAAATATGTCTGTTTGCTTGGGTTTGGAATAAAAATTTAGTTATGGAAACTGAATTCATCGTTATTATTTCACAGTATATGCTGGGTGGCTCTCACATCATTCAGAGATAATAGCAATAGGTGCATGTGCAATGTTATATTACTACACACACGGCACTCATTACAAAGTTCATACTGGAGTGCAAAAAACACTGCCAGGGAGAACACACTACAGCAatacatattactgtggctcactattAAAATTGTCTTTCGATGCCTCCCTGAGCTGTATAGCTTACTGCTGAGCTCTTCTTATAGCCCTGGTATCTACTAGGCCGAGGTGCTAAAATCTGGTCTTGTAAATGAGCATAGATCTGAACTTTTGACACATGTAACACTTAGTAGCATCCaaggaaggaactgaaggggaggACTAAAATCATATATGCTTCTGCTCTGATTACTGATATAACCTAGAGCGAAAAAATGTAAGCCAAGGACTAATTTCTGCCAGAAAAGCCATCCCTGCCTTTTGACTTTTCAAGAATTTTCCATATGGTTGGACACAGTAGGAAACAAGCTGAGCAAGTTTCGCACAGCAAACTGTGAGAGCTTCGAAGTTAAACACGATGCTGCACGGGAGGCAGAACAACATCCTAGCCAAAACATTAGTCATAAAGAAGACCAGACTAATGAGTTCTCAGAATTGACATAGGTTTCTTCCTCCCCAACAAAGtacaaaaatgcaaacaaaaaatataaccTATCGTTGGCTCTACAATAATAATGGTTATCTACTTACTTGCACAGAAGTGGGAAAATTTAGGGTACAACACAATGCCTATGACTTTTTTGACTATATGTCCATCAGTTTTGTCCTGTATATCATGACCAGCTCCTTTGGGATACTGTAACCCCTGTTTTACGTAAAGGATACTTAGCACATTCCTAAGATATTAATGTAAAAATAGCTATCATGTGGACTGTTTTGTCATGTAAGTTTTCATGAAGAGGCAGGGGATGGTCATGATGCTGAAACCTAACACACTCCATCTTTATATGTCTTATGTATTTTGATTAACAAACTTCCTACTACCCTTGATCACTGAGGGAAAAAGGTCAATCATAACTCAGTGGAAAGTCATGTCTGATTCTAGCCACACAGGCACCCTAATCTGTGTGCCTTCAGCAGCCAGTAGTAAGAGTGGAAAGTATTATGTGGAAATGTACACAGCATGCTTTTCTTTTCCAAATGCCCAGTTTCTCATCTTACCGCTAATGATGCTGCAAATGATCAGAAATCCACTGATACAAATATTTACTGCAATACACAAATTACTTATCTTAAACCTAGCATACTTCTTAAAACAATAAGTAAATCAGAAAGTGTATTGTACTTACCAGATTCTAATCCTCCATATTCATAAGGATACTGCACAGAAAGGCACAGCTGCAAACTAATCTGAGTCTTCCCAGCAGAGCTCTCACCAGCAAGTTCTGTGATCCCCACCACAGGAATGCCACCTCTTAATAAGCCATCTAGTAGTGAGCAACCCAGGCTTAGTTTCTGGTGTTGTGATGTGCTGTGATCTTTGTCTTTGTACAGCTGAAGTGCTGgaggatattttttaaaagaaagaattcTATTTAGCATTTTCTTAATAAGGGACAATATAACATAGCTGCCACAGTCTAGATAGCTCTATGATTGACATTTTTTTCAAGATGTAAGCATGATTCAGCCTGTTTTCCCCACAACTAACAATCTACCAACTGAGAAGTCTGCTTGTAAATTGGTACAGCTTGCATTTATGCTGATCTCCTCCATGCTCTGGAACTCTCCCCTCTTCCTGTCCTTTAAGGAGACTTTGGGGGACAGCTCCAGCAAGGAAAATCTTGTCTGCATGACTTCAATGAAGCAGATATGACCAGGAAGTGGAAACAGAGTTGCCATCTTTCTAATAGCTGGTGACCAGACTCCTGAGGcaacgccccctgctccgcctcttcccccccaagaccccgcccctgTCACTCACACCCCACACTTCCCcctccagctgggctccctctgctccaggacTGAAAtgagagctgctgcagcctgacaaggagctTAACTGCAGGTAGAAGGTGGCCCCGGCTGAGCAGCGCTGGCACAGGTTAATGaccccattcctccccctgccccgcggTAACCGGACTTTTAGTGTCGGATCAGTACAGCTGACTGGAtgctgccaggtccccttttcgactggactttCTGGTCGAAAATCGGACACCCGACAACCCTAAGTGGAAGAGAGCTGCTAAGGGTCAGGAAGCAGTGTGAAAACATAGAAGGCTCTGTACTTCTGGATGAGCTTTAAAGATCCACACAGATAACAAGAAATGGGGGGGGTCAATTGCTCAACTCCTAGCCCATTCCGTTAGAGGAGGGCAACCCCTGCCCTATGAAATATTCTGGTGGAAATTCTAAGAAGGGAATCTTGCAGTGTCCTGTCCCCCAGCCAAGATTTCCATGTAGGGGAATTATTTGACCCTAGAAGGCTGAGTAGAATCCACTTCTATTTAcattcagcacttcacaggatcaggccctttcagACTATAAAAGCATCTACTAAAGAGTAACAGGAATTTACAGCTTTTTATTTCCTGAACAATTGACTTAACTTTGAGAAATAGTTTATCAATAATTTATCGATACTATTACCTGCTATAAAAAAATGGTGTATTCTACTTCAACAATAGATCTTTAAGCGATAAATGTAAACCTTTAATTATAGCTCAAAAGTCTAGAATGTTTTTTAATTATGTAAATTATCTGTATTGACAGTATTACCTGTAAGCACACAGCTTTTCCTCAGTGTACCAGAGACTGTTTTCAGTAAGCACTGTACATCCATACTGGACAGTTTTGTCAGCCTTTGCAAGTCTGCTCCAGAAAGATTCAAAATCTCTTTTATTGATTTTATATTAGCTGAAATTAGAGAAATTCTCATAAATGCTTTTGGATTGACTATAACCTTACAAAAGAAAAGGACTTCCACTTATGGTTAATTTACTGAGAgtactggttaaaaaaaagttacaagttTTGTTTATATTATCATGATCATCAGTGATTTTGAATGGAAAGGGACTTTAATGTTTTTTGGAAGGCTTTAAAGCATTATCTTCTTTAACATCAGATGGAAGTGGTGCTTGAGAGAAGGCTCTGATAGAGAAGCAATTTCACTATAATGTTCTTCTGGTGCACCAAAATGGAGTTACTTGTATGTAAACTCTGTGGCTGCTTTTGATTTTTAACTTCTTCTTGAAGAAGACAACAGAAATTAAATGCACATTGCAAATAAAATTGACAAGACTAGAAAAGGATAGCCTGTGTCCATTCATTTCTTTCCTAATAGAACAAACTCCAGTATTCCAACCTCTTCCTGACTGCTTGGAAGCCAGGACACTACTCTTGACAAGCTTTCGACATGGAAGGCAGCATGCATTTGGGGTTTATCAAAAACAGATTATAAACTGTTTGGAAAGATCACCATTGGATCATTGGGAGAAGAGGGTATCACTTGCAAATACACACTGTCTCACCAAGTATTTATATTACATTTCCAGTATGGATATGATTATGTACAGatagatactatggtaatagcAAATCAGGAATGTACATATAGGTGGATTAAATTACCTTTCTTAACAGCAGCTATCACTTTGGGGTTCATGTCAAACTGGTCCCAATCCATGTCTTGATACAGTACTGTACTGAGTACAGAGCCTGCTGATTTCCTGTAAATTGAAGTCTTATCAAACGTACATGAAATACAGAACAtaagtatttatttcatttgacc
The nucleotide sequence above comes from Caretta caretta isolate rCarCar2 chromosome 6, rCarCar1.hap1, whole genome shotgun sequence. Encoded proteins:
- the XRCC3 gene encoding DNA repair protein XRCC3 isoform X1; translated protein: MCAGWNQGKSAGSVLSTVLYQDMDWDQFDMNPKVIAAVKKANIKSIKEILNLSGADLQRLTKLSSMDVQCLLKTVSGTLRKSCVLTALQLYKDKDHSTSQHQKLSLGCSLLDGLLRGGIPVVGITELAGESSAGKTQISLQLCLSVQYPYEYGGLESGAVYICTEDIFPNKRLQQLIDQQHKFRADVPLDVIQKIKFGNSVFIEHAADLDTFYNCIAKRISVLLSRGMVRLVVIDSMAALFRCEFGAKDSVMKARYLQTFGAKLHSLSSRFRTPILCINQVTDAVDETDVSQSNFGLLDKNVSPALGLTWSNQLLMRLMASRTTQSEQSPGGALQHTGSVLRTLSVVFAPHLPQSFCCYAVNLEAKLYDTAAFAPTPQTETNTYKISIKHSYNYNTHLLK
- the XRCC3 gene encoding DNA repair protein XRCC3 isoform X5, with product MCAGWNQGKSAGSVLSTVLYQDMDWDQFDMNPKVIAAVKKANIKSIKEILNLSGADLQRLTKLSSMDVQCLLKTVSGTLRKSCVLTALQLYKDKDHSTSQHQKLSLGCSLLDGLLRGGIPVVGITELAGESSAGKTQISLQLCLSVQYPYEYGGLESGAVYICTEDIFPNKRLQQLIDQQHKFRADVPLDVIQKIKFGNSVFIEHAADLDTFYNCIAKRISVLLSRGMVRLVVIDSMAALFRCEFGAKDSVMKARYLQTFGAKLHSLSSRFRTPILCINQVTDAVDETDVSQSNFGDQYQLWRKVEEILWDTIME
- the XRCC3 gene encoding DNA repair protein XRCC3 isoform X4 yields the protein MCAGWNQGKSAGSVLSTVLYQDMDWDQFDMNPKVIAAVKKANIKSIKEILNLSGADLQRLTKLSSMDVQCLLKTVSGTLRKSCVLTALQLYKDKDHSTSQHQKLSLGCSLLDGLLRGGIPVVGITELAGESSAGKTQISLQLCLSVQYPYEYGGLESGAVYICTEDIFPNKRLQQLIDQQHKFRADVPLDVIQKIKFGNSVFIEHAADLDTFYNCIAKRISVLLSRGMVRLVVIDSMAALFRCEFGAKDSVMKARYLQTFGAKLHSLSSRFRTPILCINQVTDAVDETDVSQSNFGLLDKNVSPALGLTWSNQLLMRLMASRTTQSEQSPGGALQHTGSVLRTLSVVFAPHLPQSFCCYAVNLEGVKGVKVKTPL